The DNA window GTGGGCACAGCTGGCGATCGAGTATCCGAGGAGTTTCTCAGCGTGCGCGACGTCAATGTCTCCAGCGATGAAATTGTCCAGCGTTTCACGGACTTGGGCACCCTCGCGGTTGCTCAGATGAGCCGTTCTCGTGGAGTAGATCTCGACGACCTGCGCGTTGATGTCCTGGAGGTAGTCGGAGGTCCAACTCATGACGACCTCGAGCAACGCCAGCCGGAGGTCCGCGGACAGCGCCTCGTGGGACTCTGCCCGCACGGCTTCCAGGAACGCCTTCCAGATCTCGACCTTGCCGATCTCGTATGCCATCAGCAGCGACTCCAGCGGTGCGCCGCTGTCCGCCTGAGCGATGACGAGCGCGCGAGCCGGCTTCGGTATCGCCCACCTCCGAGGGCGAGCCACCAAACCAAAGCTCCGGAACGACGGCAGATGTGACATGACAGATGCCCTCAGTAGCGCCCGATCGACGTCATTGGGCACCATCCTCGGAACGCGTTCCGTAAGCAGATCGACCAGACGTTCGAAGACAACATCGCCCTGAGCTTCTATCCACTCGCGATAGAAGCTCCACCGATCTGTCGTCTCCGCCACTCTTGCAGTCGCCTTCAATCGGTGTCCGGATCGAATGGATCCAAAACATCCTCGCCGCTAATGCGGCGAGCGATCGGGAGGAACCCGTGAGCGATGTGCGTCTCGACGGCTGCGGCAGCCCTGTCTGGATCGCCAGCGCGCACCGCCTCGAGTATGGCGTGATGCTCCTTCCTGGAGGCTTCAGCACGGTCGGGTGCGCCGATCACGAGATCCCACGGGAATGACGCCCATAGCAAGGCGAGGTGGTCCGACAGCCCAGGGATTCCGCTACGATCATAGAAGTAGAAGTGAAAGTCGCGATTCGCCTGTCGGACGCGAAGCTCGTTGCCGGCGGCAGCCGCATCCTCGATCTTGAGAAGTAGTTCCTGTGCCCGCTTGATATCGCGGAGGCTGAACCGGGTGGCGGCACGACGCATGGCATAACTCTCAGTCAGACGACGCACGATATAGGTGGCCTTCACCCGGTCGAGGTCGATCCCTGCAACCCGGGTCCCACGATGCGGCGCTGATACGACGAGACCTTCTGCCTCCAGGACGCGCAGCGCCTCGCGCACCGGGGTAATGCTGCTGTTGAACCTCTTGGCGAGCTCGTCCTGCGGCAGGCGGCTCCCGCGTTCGAGCTCGCCCGAGACGATGAGCCGTCGCAGCCCATCGACAATCACGTCCCGCTTGGTCGCAGTGTTTACCACGGTTATCGCTTCGTCCGCCTTGATGAGGCACCATCCGGGCAGATTATACCCGGCGATGCTCTGGTGTTTGTTCAGAACGTCCCATCCCTCTTGAGAGCACGGATGTCGACGGCGTTGTACCCCAGTTCTTCGAGCAGGTCGTGGGTGTGTTGGCCGACGCTGGGGATCGGCTCCATTCGCGGTTCGCGGCCCTCGACGGTGATCGCGGGCAGCGTCGCCTGGATGGGGCCGGCAGGCGTTCCGATTTCGCGCCACCGATGGCGCGCGGTGAGCTGGGGATGGTCGATGACGTCGGCGACCTCGCGCTGTCGCGCGTTGGCGATGCGTGCACTGTTGAGTCGCTCAGCGAAGGTGGCCCCGTCGATCCGAGACAGCTGCTGGTTGATGAGGGTATCGAGCTCGACGCGATTGCTCACTCGGCGGCTGCCGGTATCAAAGCGCGAGTCTTCTGCCAGTTCGGGCATGTCGAGCACGACGTCACAGAACGCCTTCCACTCTCGCTCGTTCTGGATGGACAGCACGTACTTCTGGCCATCGGCGCAGGCGTAGGTGCCGTACGGAGCGATGGCCGCGTGGCTGGTGCCGGTGCGGCTGGGTGCCGCTCCGCCGTATCGCGTGTAGTACAGCGGGTAGCCCATCCACTCGATGAGGGAGTCGAAGAGGCTGATGTCCAGCTTGGTGCCCTCGCCTGTGCGTTCCCGGTCATAGAGGGCGGACAGAATCCCTGCGAACCCGTACATGCCGGCGCCGATATCGGCCGCTGGGATACCGCTCTTGGCGGGTGCATCGTCGCTTCCGGTGACTGAGACCAGTCCGGTCTCCGACTGGATCAGCAGGTCGTAGGCCTTCGCATGGCGGTAGGGCCCACTGGTGCCGTAGCCCGTGATCGAGCAGGTGATGAGCCGCGGATCGCGCGCCCGAAGCGCGTCGGCTCCTAGGCCCAGCCGCTCGGCAGCACCAGGCGCGAGGTTCTGGACGAACACGTCGGCGCGGTCGATGAGCCGGTGCATGACGTCCAGTGCTGACGGCTGCTTGAGGTCGAGGGCGATGCTCTCCTTCGAGCGGTTGAGCCAGACGAAGTGGCTGGACATGCCAAGAACCGTCTCGTCGTAGCCTCGCGCGAAGTCTCCGCTGCCGGGACGCTCGACCTTGATGACACGTGCCCCGAGGTCCGCCAGCTGACGAGTGGCGAACGGCGCAGCCACCGCCTGCTCACACGAGACAACGGTGACGCCGGCCAGTGGCAGCCCGGTCATCGCGTCCCCACCGCGATGGCCTTGGTCTGACTGTAGCCAGCCAGGCGCTCGAACCCCTTCTCACGGCCGGCCCCGCCGCCCTTCCAGCCGCCGAACGGCAGGTCCACGCCACCACCGGCGCCTCGGCGTTCCAGGACAGCACATCGCAGCC is part of the Micromonospora olivasterospora genome and encodes:
- a CDS encoding GntR family transcriptional regulator, which translates into the protein MVNTATKRDVIVDGLRRLIVSGELERGSRLPQDELAKRFNSSITPVREALRVLEAEGLVVSAPHRGTRVAGIDLDRVKATYIVRRLTESYAMRRAATRFSLRDIKRAQELLLKIEDAAAAGNELRVRQANRDFHFYFYDRSGIPGLSDHLALLWASFPWDLVIGAPDRAEASRKEHHAILEAVRAGDPDRAAAAVETHIAHGFLPIARRISGEDVLDPFDPDTD
- a CDS encoding CaiB/BaiF CoA transferase family protein; protein product: MTGLPLAGVTVVSCEQAVAAPFATRQLADLGARVIKVERPGSGDFARGYDETVLGMSSHFVWLNRSKESIALDLKQPSALDVMHRLIDRADVFVQNLAPGAAERLGLGADALRARDPRLITCSITGYGTSGPYRHAKAYDLLIQSETGLVSVTGSDDAPAKSGIPAADIGAGMYGFAGILSALYDRERTGEGTKLDISLFDSLIEWMGYPLYYTRYGGAAPSRTGTSHAAIAPYGTYACADGQKYVLSIQNEREWKAFCDVVLDMPELAEDSRFDTGSRRVSNRVELDTLINQQLSRIDGATFAERLNSARIANARQREVADVIDHPQLTARHRWREIGTPAGPIQATLPAITVEGREPRMEPIPSVGQHTHDLLEELGYNAVDIRALKRDGTF